TACCTCGGTGTCGTCGGACAACGTCCAGAGTCTCTGGGCCGGTGAAGACGGCACGCTCTGGCTCGGGACGCTGGCCGGGCTCAACCGCTTCGACCCGGCCTCCGGCACCGCGGTGCGCTACACCTCGCAGAACAGCGAACTGCCGAACAACTTCGTCAACGGCCTCCTCGGCGACGACCGCGGCCACCTCTGGATCAGCACTAACCGGGGCCTGACCCGGTTCGACCCGGCGACCGACGCCTTCATCACGTACGCCGTGGACCGGGGCTTGCAGTCGAGCGAGTTCAACCGGGGGGCCTATGCCCGCTCGCCGGGCGGGACGCTCCTCTTCGGCGGCATCGAGGGCCTCAACGTGTTCGACCCGGCGGCGCTCGTGGACAACCAGACGCCGCCCCGGCTCGCGCTCTCGGACTTCTCGGTCAACGGGGTCCCGATGCGCACGGCCGGCCCGGCGCTCGCCGAGGCGCTCGGGCCGGACCAGAACACGCTGCGGTTTCAGTACACGGCGCTCCACTTCAGCAACCCTGCGCTCAACCGGTTTCAGTACCGGCTCGCAGGCTACGACGCCGACTGGAGCGCCGTCACGGACCGCAACGCGGTGCGCTACACCAACCTGCCACCCGGTGCCTACACGTTCCACCTCCGGGCGGCCAACCCGTTTGGGGTGTGGAGCAAGGCCGAGGCGCTGCTCAGCTTTTCGGTCCGGCCCCCAGTGTGGGCGTCGTGGTGGTTCCGGCTGCTCGCGCTCGGCCTCTTCGTGGCCGCGGCCGGGGTGGTCGCGCTGTACCGCCACCGGAGGGTGCGCCAGCGCGAGGACGAGCTCCGGCACCTCGTGGGCGAGCGCACGGCGGCCCTCCGCGCCGAGAAGGACCTGACCGAGCAGCAGGCCAGCGCCCTCCTCGCCCAGAGCCTGCAGCAGCGCCGCCTCTTCGCCGACCTCAGCCACGAGACGCGGACCCCGCTGACGCTCATCCTCAGCCCCGTCGAGCAGCTCCTCGAGACCGACCTCGACACGCCCACGCGGCGCGCGCTGACGCTCGTGCGGCGCAACGCTCACCGCCTGCTGTTCTTCTTCAACCAGATCCTCGACCTCGCCCGGCTCGAAGGCGGGGCGATGACGCTCCAGCCGCGCCGCTTCGACCTCGGCGAGTTCGTCGAGGGCGTGGTGCAAGCCTTCCAGAACCTCGCCCTCGGCCGCCAGCAGCGCCTCACGGCCGCTGTGCCCGACCTGCCGGTCTTCGTGACGGCCGACCCCGCCATGCTGGAGGTGGTGCTGTTCAACCTCGTCGGCAACGCGCTCAAGTTCACGCCGGCCGGCGGGCGCGTCCACGTCGCGCTCTCGGCGTCCGAGCACCGCGTGCGGCTCACCGTCGAGGACACCGGCGTCGGCATCGCGCCCGAGCACCTGGGCTACGTCTTCGACCGGTTCGAGCGCGCGGCGTCGGACGAGCCCGGGACGGGCATCGGCCTGGCGCTGGTGCGCGAGATCGCCCGCGCCCACGGCGGCGACGTGCAGGTCGAGAGCACGCTGGGCGAGGGCACGACCTTCACGATGGCGTGGCCGCGCCTGGCGCTCGGCGAGGACGCCCCGCCGCTGGCCGAGTTCGCCCTCGGCGACAACCCCGAGGTGCTCTTCCGCAGCCTGGACTCGTCCGAGGACACGGCCTCGCCGGGCGACAGCACGACGATCCTCGTCGTGGACGACAATGACGACGTGCGCGGCTACATCCGCGACCTCCTCGCGCCTTCGTTCCACGTCGTCCAGGCCGCCGCGGGCGAGGAGGGCCTGGCGAAGGCCCGCGACGTCGTGCCCGACCTCGTCGTCTCCGACGTACGGATGCCGGGCCTGGACGGCTACGAGCTGTGCGCCGCCATCAAAGCCGACCCCGCGCTCCAGTTCGTCCCCGTCATCCTCCTCACCGCCGACGGAGCCGCCCCGAGCCGCGTGCGCGGGCTCGAACTCGGGGCCGACGACTTCGTGGTCAAGCCGTTCCACGCGCCGGAACTCAGGGCGCGGATCGACAACCTCCTCGCCTCGCGCCGCGCCTGGCGGGAGCGCCTCGGCGTGCCCGCACCGCTGGACCTGCCCTTCGAGGACGCCTTCGAGGACCTACCCGCGGCCGACGACGCGCTCCGGGCCCGGCTCGGGGAGATCATCCACGAGCGCTTCGTCGACGGCGACTTCTCGGCCGGGCCGCTGGCCGAGGCGGCGGGCCTGAGTTCCGCTCACCTCCGCCGCAAGACGCAGGAACTCTTCGGCCACTCCCCGACGGAGCTGATCCGGCGCTACCGGCTGCGCCAAGCCGCGAGCCTGCTGAAGCGGGGGACGGGCACCGTCGCCGAGATCGCCTACTCGGTCGGGTTCAACAGTGTGTCCTACTTCACGCGCGCCTTCCGGGACCTGTACGAGGTCGTGC
Above is a window of Bacteroidota bacterium DNA encoding:
- a CDS encoding ATP-binding protein; translated protein: MIVPGPPPRRSRPTRRAAALLLAAVLGGWSAHAHGALDAPPDGLWFHHLTNEDGLPQNFVTAMAQDNTGYLWFATVGGLARFDGREVVVFQPDPDDPASLPEMTVLALTVARDGTLWIGTQNLGLVRYRPDGTFASYPFAGAPGGPGLPDQVESIAEAADGTLWVAGAGRLARFDPGTGEAERIDTGPHVVGRALLARGDAVWAGAPSTLLRIEAGTGRWEAVALPPARADPGAFLPSRLLMSRDGQLHVGTTEGLLGYDPVTGRFSDHRDAVGGLVQDVAAYGEAALLLLSRRGLEHFDTRTGAATVVLDSFYDLPTLPSLLPFVSVFISSDGVLWLGSNGTGVLYADLRTSRFPLYGSIPGDPSTLANPFVRSVAADSATAWIGTARGGIARMDLRTRAVERLGPAPFGPGNPDRFDSEETAWGLDLDRSGRLWASYPDRTELRDPQTGRLVQRYPVPEAYAPVFAPMFHYEDARGRHWTGRPTFGTVDPETGSFSPVLGTPEEPLVVHRLHDAGNTFWLATLDRGLVRYDLATGDTVAYRPVLGDGTSVSSDNVQSLWAGEDGTLWLGTLAGLNRFDPASGTAVRYTSQNSELPNNFVNGLLGDDRGHLWISTNRGLTRFDPATDAFITYAVDRGLQSSEFNRGAYARSPGGTLLFGGIEGLNVFDPAALVDNQTPPRLALSDFSVNGVPMRTAGPALAEALGPDQNTLRFQYTALHFSNPALNRFQYRLAGYDADWSAVTDRNAVRYTNLPPGAYTFHLRAANPFGVWSKAEALLSFSVRPPVWASWWFRLLALGLFVAAAGVVALYRHRRVRQREDELRHLVGERTAALRAEKDLTEQQASALLAQSLQQRRLFADLSHETRTPLTLILSPVEQLLETDLDTPTRRALTLVRRNAHRLLFFFNQILDLARLEGGAMTLQPRRFDLGEFVEGVVQAFQNLALGRQQRLTAAVPDLPVFVTADPAMLEVVLFNLVGNALKFTPAGGRVHVALSASEHRVRLTVEDTGVGIAPEHLGYVFDRFERAASDEPGTGIGLALVREIARAHGGDVQVESTLGEGTTFTMAWPRLALGEDAPPLAEFALGDNPEVLFRSLDSSEDTASPGDSTTILVVDDNDDVRGYIRDLLAPSFHVVQAAAGEEGLAKARDVVPDLVVSDVRMPGLDGYELCAAIKADPALQFVPVILLTADGAAPSRVRGLELGADDFVVKPFHAPELRARIDNLLASRRAWRERLGVPAPLDLPFEDAFEDLPAADDALRARLGEIIHERFVDGDFSAGPLAEAAGLSSAHLRRKTQELFGHSPTELIRRYRLRQAASLLKRGTGTVAEIAYSVGFNSVSYFTRAFRDLYEVVPSAYADTAPGPSAGEEEAA